In one Takifugu flavidus isolate HTHZ2018 chromosome 9, ASM371156v2, whole genome shotgun sequence genomic region, the following are encoded:
- the LOC130531224 gene encoding uncharacterized protein LOC130531224 isoform X1 — MLILFYILLFPVRFGGCTNNIIETKNVTVGETVRLKCPRKTAETHLWIRVIPGTLPELLGKSLEHTKDSHFTTKMESESFVLVINNPRVDDTGVYFCMKGQSAFLKRVDLTVVGDGVPTAHPYDPTPGERSVLLQCPVLSDSENPTSLDDLNSRCCGSRSVGPFFSFHCRNNVEVDENNLNRSRNSVFSNICSSGDLCCSVGKCEQTCGNCSEPEIEVKIKDGHISSIVLYTLGAAVSGGLIVLFIYLRTEQKNNLCGCCTDRRGDVLFCCSLHQEQSSTRQRSSQRQTVYSETSEEQDLVYAIPNIARRKSVRNDDTEKEERSIYSDVREYSGGAD; from the exons ATGCTGATTCTATTTTatatcctcctctttcctgtcagatttGGGG GATGCACAAATAACATCATTGAGACCAAGAATGTAACTGTTGGAGAGACTGTGAGACTGAAGTGTCCCCGCAAGACGGCAGAAACCCACTTATGGATCAGAGTTATTCCTGGAACCTTACCTGAACTCCTCGGAAAATCACTTGAACATACAAAAGATTCTCACTTCACAACCAAAATGGAATCAGAATCATTTGTTTTGGTTATTAATAACCCACGTGTGGATGATACTGGAGTTTATTTCTGCATGAAGGGGCAAagtgcatttttgaaaagagTAGACCTAACAGTAGTAG GTGATGGTGTCCCCACGGCTCATCCCTATGATCCGACCCCTGGAGAACGCTCTGTGCTCCTCCAGTGTCCCGTCCTCTCTGACTCCGAGAACCCAACGTCTCTGGATGACCTCAACAgccgctgctgtggctccagatCTGTTGggccatttttcagttttcattgcAGAAACAACGTGGAAGTGGATGAAAACAACTTAAACAGATCCAGAAACAGCGTCTTCAGTAACATCTGCTCTTCTGGAGATTTGTGTTGTTCCGTAGGAAAATGTGAGCAGACATGTGGGAACTGCTCAGAGCCCGAAATTGAAG TGAAAATTAAAGATGGCCATATAAGCTCCATAGTTTTATACACACTCGGTGCTGCTGTGTCCGGTGGTCTCATcgtcctttttatttatctgaggACTGAGCAGAAGAATAACCTTTGTGGCTGTTGCACTG acagaagaggagatgtGTTATTCTGCTGCAGTCTTCACCAGGAGCAAAGCTCAACCAGACAGAGGTCGTCTCAAAGACAAACAGTCTACTCTGAA ACCAGTGAGGAGCAGGATTTGGTTTACGCCATTCCAAACATTGCTCGAAGAAAATCAGTGAGAAATGATGAtacagagaaggaagaaagaagcatCTACTCTGATGTCAGGGAATACTCTGGAGGGGCTGATTAA
- the LOC130531224 gene encoding uncharacterized protein LOC130531224 isoform X2 — MLILFYILLFPVRFGGCTNNIIETKNVTVGETVRLKCPRKTAETHLWIRVIPGTLPELLGKSLEHTKDSHFTTKMESESFVLVINNPRVDDTGVYFCMKGQSAFLKRVDLTVVGDGVPTAHPYDPTPGERSVLLQCPVLSDSENPTSLDDLNSRCCGSRSVGPFFSFHCRNNVEVDENNLNRSRNSVFSNICSSGDLCCSVGKCEQTCGNCSEPEIEVKIKDGHISSIVLYTLGAAVSGGLIVLFIYLRTEQKNNLCGCCTAAVLSCTTGASDEDTQPTEEEMCYSAAVFTRSKAQPDRGRLKDKQSTLKPVRSRIWFTPFQTLLEENQ; from the exons ATGCTGATTCTATTTTatatcctcctctttcctgtcagatttGGGG GATGCACAAATAACATCATTGAGACCAAGAATGTAACTGTTGGAGAGACTGTGAGACTGAAGTGTCCCCGCAAGACGGCAGAAACCCACTTATGGATCAGAGTTATTCCTGGAACCTTACCTGAACTCCTCGGAAAATCACTTGAACATACAAAAGATTCTCACTTCACAACCAAAATGGAATCAGAATCATTTGTTTTGGTTATTAATAACCCACGTGTGGATGATACTGGAGTTTATTTCTGCATGAAGGGGCAAagtgcatttttgaaaagagTAGACCTAACAGTAGTAG GTGATGGTGTCCCCACGGCTCATCCCTATGATCCGACCCCTGGAGAACGCTCTGTGCTCCTCCAGTGTCCCGTCCTCTCTGACTCCGAGAACCCAACGTCTCTGGATGACCTCAACAgccgctgctgtggctccagatCTGTTGggccatttttcagttttcattgcAGAAACAACGTGGAAGTGGATGAAAACAACTTAAACAGATCCAGAAACAGCGTCTTCAGTAACATCTGCTCTTCTGGAGATTTGTGTTGTTCCGTAGGAAAATGTGAGCAGACATGTGGGAACTGCTCAGAGCCCGAAATTGAAG TGAAAATTAAAGATGGCCATATAAGCTCCATAGTTTTATACACACTCGGTGCTGCTGTGTCCGGTGGTCTCATcgtcctttttatttatctgaggACTGAGCAGAAGAATAACCTTTGTGGCTGTTGCACTG ctgcCGTACTCAGTTGCACAACAGGCGCGAGTGACGAGGACACTCAGCCC acagaagaggagatgtGTTATTCTGCTGCAGTCTTCACCAGGAGCAAAGCTCAACCAGACAGAGGTCGTCTCAAAGACAAACAGTCTACTCTGAA ACCAGTGAGGAGCAGGATTTGGTTTACGCCATTCCAAACATTGCTCGAAGAAAATCAGTGA
- the LOC130531224 gene encoding uncharacterized protein LOC130531224 isoform X4: MLILFYILLFPVRFGGCTNNIIETKNVTVGETVRLKCPRKTAETHLWIRVIPGTLPELLGKSLEHTKDSHFTTKMESESFVLVINNPRVDDTGVYFCMKGQSAFLKRVDLTVVGDGVPTAHPYDPTPGERSVLLQCPVLSDSENPTSLDDLNSRCCGSRSVGPFFSFHCRNNVEVDENNLNRSRNSVFSNICSSGDLCCSVGKCEQTCGNCSEPEIEVKIKDGHISSIVLYTLGAAVSGGLIVLFIYLRTEQKNNLCGCCTDRRGDVLFCCSLHQEQSSTRQRSSQRQTVYSEVRTPVTGN, encoded by the exons ATGCTGATTCTATTTTatatcctcctctttcctgtcagatttGGGG GATGCACAAATAACATCATTGAGACCAAGAATGTAACTGTTGGAGAGACTGTGAGACTGAAGTGTCCCCGCAAGACGGCAGAAACCCACTTATGGATCAGAGTTATTCCTGGAACCTTACCTGAACTCCTCGGAAAATCACTTGAACATACAAAAGATTCTCACTTCACAACCAAAATGGAATCAGAATCATTTGTTTTGGTTATTAATAACCCACGTGTGGATGATACTGGAGTTTATTTCTGCATGAAGGGGCAAagtgcatttttgaaaagagTAGACCTAACAGTAGTAG GTGATGGTGTCCCCACGGCTCATCCCTATGATCCGACCCCTGGAGAACGCTCTGTGCTCCTCCAGTGTCCCGTCCTCTCTGACTCCGAGAACCCAACGTCTCTGGATGACCTCAACAgccgctgctgtggctccagatCTGTTGggccatttttcagttttcattgcAGAAACAACGTGGAAGTGGATGAAAACAACTTAAACAGATCCAGAAACAGCGTCTTCAGTAACATCTGCTCTTCTGGAGATTTGTGTTGTTCCGTAGGAAAATGTGAGCAGACATGTGGGAACTGCTCAGAGCCCGAAATTGAAG TGAAAATTAAAGATGGCCATATAAGCTCCATAGTTTTATACACACTCGGTGCTGCTGTGTCCGGTGGTCTCATcgtcctttttatttatctgaggACTGAGCAGAAGAATAACCTTTGTGGCTGTTGCACTG acagaagaggagatgtGTTATTCTGCTGCAGTCTTCACCAGGAGCAAAGCTCAACCAGACAGAGGTCGTCTCAAAGACAAACAGTCTACTCTGAAGTGAGGACCCCCGTTACAGGAAATTAA
- the LOC130531224 gene encoding uncharacterized protein LOC130531224 isoform X3 yields the protein MLILFYILLFPVRFGGCTNNIIETKNVTVGETVRLKCPRKTAETHLWIRVIPGTLPELLGKSLEHTKDSHFTTKMESESFVLVINNPRVDDTGVYFCMKGQSAFLKRVDLTVVGDGVPTAHPYDPTPGERSVLLQCPVLSDSENPTSLDDLNSRCCGSRSVGPFFSFHCRNNVEVDENNLNRSRNSVFSNICSSGDLCCSVGKCEQTCGNCSEPEIEVKIKDGHISSIVLYTLGAAVSGGLIVLFIYLRTEQKNNLCGCCTAAVLSCTTGASDEDTQPTEEEMCYSAAVFTRSKAQPDRGRLKDKQSTLK from the exons ATGCTGATTCTATTTTatatcctcctctttcctgtcagatttGGGG GATGCACAAATAACATCATTGAGACCAAGAATGTAACTGTTGGAGAGACTGTGAGACTGAAGTGTCCCCGCAAGACGGCAGAAACCCACTTATGGATCAGAGTTATTCCTGGAACCTTACCTGAACTCCTCGGAAAATCACTTGAACATACAAAAGATTCTCACTTCACAACCAAAATGGAATCAGAATCATTTGTTTTGGTTATTAATAACCCACGTGTGGATGATACTGGAGTTTATTTCTGCATGAAGGGGCAAagtgcatttttgaaaagagTAGACCTAACAGTAGTAG GTGATGGTGTCCCCACGGCTCATCCCTATGATCCGACCCCTGGAGAACGCTCTGTGCTCCTCCAGTGTCCCGTCCTCTCTGACTCCGAGAACCCAACGTCTCTGGATGACCTCAACAgccgctgctgtggctccagatCTGTTGggccatttttcagttttcattgcAGAAACAACGTGGAAGTGGATGAAAACAACTTAAACAGATCCAGAAACAGCGTCTTCAGTAACATCTGCTCTTCTGGAGATTTGTGTTGTTCCGTAGGAAAATGTGAGCAGACATGTGGGAACTGCTCAGAGCCCGAAATTGAAG TGAAAATTAAAGATGGCCATATAAGCTCCATAGTTTTATACACACTCGGTGCTGCTGTGTCCGGTGGTCTCATcgtcctttttatttatctgaggACTGAGCAGAAGAATAACCTTTGTGGCTGTTGCACTG ctgcCGTACTCAGTTGCACAACAGGCGCGAGTGACGAGGACACTCAGCCC acagaagaggagatgtGTTATTCTGCTGCAGTCTTCACCAGGAGCAAAGCTCAACCAGACAGAGGTCGTCTCAAAGACAAACAGTCTACTCTGAAGTGA